The following nucleotide sequence is from Hippopotamus amphibius kiboko isolate mHipAmp2 chromosome 11, mHipAmp2.hap2, whole genome shotgun sequence.
CCCGGCCGCCCCGGCTCCGCCGCCGCGCAGGCCGGGCCCGAGGCCCGGGGAGGGATGCGCCGGGCGCCGCCTCCGGCCCGCGGCCGCCGCCAGAAGCCCCGGCGGAGCTGAGGGAGGCGACGGCGAAGCGCTGGCCCGGAGCGGCCGCGGCTGCAGCCCGGGCGGCGGGCTAGGGCGCCCGCCGGGCCTCTGGGCCGACCGCGCTCCCGCGCCCCCgggcccgccgcccccgccgcccgggCCCCCCATGAGCTCCGCGGGCGGCCCGCCGCCGGCCCCGCTCCGTCGCGCGCGCAGCCCCGGCCCCGGCGCGCTCCAGGCCGCCCTGATgagcccgccgcccgccgccgccgccgccgccctggAGGCCGcctcgtcgtcgtcgtcgtcgtcgtcgtcgtctgccgcctcctcctcctccggcgcggccggcgcggccccgaGCGCCTGCaagggcgcgggcgcgggcggcgggggcgccaAGAAAGCGAGCTCGGGGCTGCGGCGGCCGGAGAAGCCGCCCTACTCGTACATCGCGCTCATCGTCATGGCCATCCAGAGCTCGCCGGCCAAGCGCCTGACGCTCAGCGAGATCTACCAGTTCCTGCAGGCGCGCTTCCCCTTCTTCCGCGGCGCCTACCAGGGCTGGAAGAACTCGGTGCGCCACAACCTCTCCCTCAACGAGTGCTTCATCAAGCTGCCCAAGGGCCTCGGGCGGCCGGGCAAGGGCCACTACTGGACCATCGACCCGGCCAGCGAGTTCATGTTCGAGGAGGGCTCGTTCCGCCGCCGGCCGCGCGGCTTCAGGCGGAAGTGCCAGGCGCTCAAGCCTATGTACCACCGCGTGGTGAGCGGCCTGGGCTTCGGGGCCTCGCTGCTGCCGCAGGGCTTCGACTTCCAGGCGCCCCCGTCGGCGCCGCTCGGCTGCCACGCGCAGGGCGGCTACGGCGGCCTCGACATGATGCCCGCGGGCTACGACGCGGGCGCCGGCGCCCCGGGCCACGCGCAcccgcaccaccaccaccaccaccacgtccCGCACATGTCGCCCAACCCGGGCTCCACTTACATGGCCAGCTGCCCGGTGCCCGCCGGGCCCGGGGGCGTCGGCGCCGccgggggaggcggcggcggcggggactACGGCCCGGAGAGCAGCAGCAGCCCCGTGCCCTCGTCCCCGGCCGTGGCGAGCGCCATCGAGTGCCACTCGCCCTACACCAGCCCCGCGGCGCACTGGAGCTCCCCCGGCGCCTCGCCTTACCTCAAGCAGCCGCCCGCGCTGACGGCGGGCAGCAACCCCGCGGCCCCCGCCGGCCTGCACACCAGCATGTCCTCCTACTCGCTGGAGCAGAGCTACCTGCACCAGAACGCCCGCGAGGACCTCCCAGGTAACGGGGCCTGGCCGGCCCGCCGGGCATCGCCTCTAGGCCTCCCCGCTCCGGGTGGCCGCGGCCCTGGGGAAGCCGAGACCCTGTGTGTGGGGCTGCGGGAAATGTAGGATCGGGGTCACAGGGCCTTCCCCCACAGCCTTGGTCCCTGCCGGGCCTCCAGAATTTTCACCCCTAGGAGGATGGAGTCGTCTGCCTGCGTTCTGGAGCTCCCTGGGTGTCCCCGTGGACTGCAGGGCTCAAATCTCAGGCCTGACTTAGCTTAGGGAGAAGGCTTGTGGCCTCCGAGGACCTTGGCCAAGGCGCTGTGGttgctttcttttgtctttttttctttgtttgtctgtttgtttggttttgctgtgCTTTCACCGGAGAGTAACTGGGAAGGGAGATGCTCTGACCCGAGGTGTGCGTGGGGAGGGGCTCCACTTGGGCGAGtgtggagaggaggaaaaggaggaaggggcgCCAGGAGCGCAGAGGGGTCCCGGGACCCTGCACGGGAGGCACACCCTCAGGGAGGAGGGGCGCCGGGCGGTTGAGGAGTCCCCTGCGTCCCCCACAGTGGACCCAAGCTGGGGACACACGGGCCTGGCCTAGGCCAGCAGGACCCAGGGCCCGCGGCCTCGCTCTGCAGAGAGACGCCTGCCCTTTGGGCGCCTCTCGTCGTGTTGCTGGTGTAAATTCTGTTGGTCGCAGATTATGAAAATTTATTGACTTGCCCGAGGCGGTGAAAGGTGGGAGGGCAcagatgggggtggaggagggcatTTGAATATTTAGCCCGGTTTATGGGGGCCGTGCAGATAAGCCCTTCTGTCAACCCCCTGGGGCGGGCTGGTCTGCCGGGCAAGGGGGGCTCTAGCTGACACTCGGCCGCCCCAGTTAGAAAAGGGTTCGCAGGACGCCGCCGCCTGCGTTATATGTTCGTGCATCGGTGGGGACCAGAGCGCCAGGGAGAAAGGAAGCccagaaatgggcaaaagatgttGGTTCCCTGGACGGTGAAATTTCCCAAATAGGCCTTTTAAATGCGGGTCTCAGAGGTTAACTAAACAAAGACAGTCTGGGCAGGACCACACCGGAGAGGATTTTAGCCTGACTTAACCCACTGAGAGCGGAGTCTTGTTCAATTTTATGGGAATTTCAACAAGTAACCGACACAGACGACCCTCCTCTCTTACTTTTTTAATCCCCCTCGGACTGGCTGTCAATCACCGCCGAGCCCGGCGGCGCGCTCTGCGCCCGCCCGCCCACCCGCTCCCCTCCGGGCGCTGCCGGCCGCCCTCCGGCGCCGCGCTCGGCCGCAACCCGGACGCCGAGGCCCCGCGGCTGCCGTGCAACACTTCCCTAAACATTCAGAATCGCGCAGAAGGAGCCTGATGACCCTGGTGTGAGGCCGCCCTCGCCCGCAGCCCACACACCGGGCGCACGCACAGGCCCGAGAAGCGCGGGGGCCGGGGGCACGGCTGTCTCGGGGAGAAGGGACGCCGCCTGGCCGGCCTCCCGGGGCGCTCGCGCGCCCTCCGGCCGAGTCTGGAGCCCCAGGAGGCCGTGGCCCGGCCGGGACACCCTGCTTCCCCCCGGCACCCCCCGCGGGCTCTGGCTCCCTCCCCGCTCGAACGCTCTTCCCCGCGGGCCTAGCTGGCGTCTCCCAGGCCGGGCCAGGCCCCCGAGAGCCCAGAGCCCCGCGAGGAGCGGGGAGGCCGAGGAGGTGCCCGAGCACACGCTCCCAGCACGACCCCCCGGCGGCCCAGGCCCGTGCGCTCTGGGAGGCCCCGCggcctctctgcctcctttcaAGAAGGCGCCGGGCTCTTAGATCCTTCGGCCGCTTGGAAGCGCCGGCGCCCGGCCCGCCGGCTGCAGATGCGGGAACCGGCACCGCGAGCTGCTTTCACGCGGGGCGAGCGCACCTGCGCGGCAGCGACGGCTCACGTTGGGGCGCGGGTCTGGCCACAGTCGGTGTTTCAGGGCGCTAATCTCGGGCCCAGCCCTGGGCCGCGGGGCCGTCGAGTGGCTCAGCGAGCGCTGGATGCGGCTGGGCGAGGCGCCGCGGGCCGCAGGGTAGCGTCTTCGCGAGGCGAGAACAACCCGGCCCAGCACCCGCGTGGACAGGCGGTGCCCGCAGCGCCGGGAGACTAGAAAGGCCTCGGGGGAGCGGGCCCAGCGCAGCCCAGCCCCgagagaggagagaggcctgggccGGAGAAGCGCAGGGTCCCGCGCGCCAGAAGCCCAGCCAAGTGCGCCCCGGGCGAAGGCGCcggaaagcaaaagcaaaagccgGCGCGCGAGGCCGGGCTCAGGCCGGGGAGAGGCTGTGGACTGGCCGGGCTCTCCCAGGGGCTTCCCGCGCGGCGGAGGGGCGCAGCCGAGCTCTCACCCGAAGGCAGACCCTGCTCCCTGGGCCCCGCTTCCCTTGAGGGATGTGCGACCCCCGGAGCCGCGCGCGTTCTTTCCTGGCCCTTCTCTGGCCGTGGGATTGTtttctgtccccccccccccccagggcctGCCAGCTGGTTGGAAAATaagtggggcggggcgggggggggctcgGAACCAGAGGCGAGGACAATAGTGGTGTTTCTGGGGCAGGAGCTGGGCCGAGGCAGCACCGGCTGGGACCCTGCGGGCAGGGACAGGGCCCGGCCTGGGGCCAGTGGCCGCTAGAGCCTCGCACGGCCTCCAGGAGTAGCAGGAACGGAGAGCCTGGCTCAGCGGGGACGGTGCTGCACGTTTGTGGGCCCGACGAAAGCAAACACCACCACACCAGGATTCCAGAGTCCTCCCGTGGCCTACAGTTTTGAGAAACTTATGGGGGGTTTACAGCAATTAAAAAGACCAACTTCCTTGGAGTCAAAATAAGACATACGTTAAATGAAATTCT
It contains:
- the FOXF2 gene encoding forkhead box protein F2; the protein is MSSAGGPPPAPLRRARSPGPGALQAALMSPPPAAAAAALEAASSSSSSSSSSAASSSSGAAGAAPSACKGAGAGGGGAKKASSGLRRPEKPPYSYIALIVMAIQSSPAKRLTLSEIYQFLQARFPFFRGAYQGWKNSVRHNLSLNECFIKLPKGLGRPGKGHYWTIDPASEFMFEEGSFRRRPRGFRRKCQALKPMYHRVVSGLGFGASLLPQGFDFQAPPSAPLGCHAQGGYGGLDMMPAGYDAGAGAPGHAHPHHHHHHHVPHMSPNPGSTYMASCPVPAGPGGVGAAGGGGGGGDYGPESSSSPVPSSPAVASAIECHSPYTSPAAHWSSPGASPYLKQPPALTAGSNPAAPAGLHTSMSSYSLEQSYLHQNAREDLPVGLPRYQHHATPVCDRKDFVLNFNGISSFHPSASGPYYHHHHHQSVCQDIKPCVM